Genomic window (Rosa chinensis cultivar Old Blush chromosome 6, RchiOBHm-V2, whole genome shotgun sequence):
TGGACGTGCACAAAAGTTCTCCCAAAGCTGCTGCTACTTGACTGCATAATTGTGATTATGGATCCAGTAAATAttgagaaagaaacaaaaataaagaagtGCAGAGTCTAAGCCACTGCCATGTGTCGATTAGACAAACCTGCCAAGATCATTATCTGCAACAGATAGGGACTTCAATGGTCTGCTTAGGCTAGAAAGGGTTTTTATAAGTTGAGTCACTCCATGACAGGAAAGCTCACAGTTCTCCAACATTAAATCAACAAAGGGAGTGCATTTTTCAGAAGCTTCCATAAAAAAGGGAATTAAACTCCTGAGACATTGATGATATAGAATGTTAGACCAAATATCTTATAGGCTCAATACCTATGTAGCAATCAAAAATTCCACTGACCTGATTCCAACATCCTCAATAGGATTATCACTCATATCCAGGACCTCCAAGTTAGGCATATGAACAAGAGCATATCTAAGGTCATCTGCATCATCTTTGTTGAGATTGTTTCCCCTAAAATGATACAAGTAATTAATAGTTTAAAACCTGCATGTTTGTTTTTTGTTCAACATACGCCCTGTGTAGCCTCATTTTAATATAACTAGTGGCATCGGGCTTGTTCCTAGGGGTAATTGATGTAAAGCACTTACTCTTCACCATTTGGAGTTCAATGATCCATATATTTTATAACTGCCATAAATTCTTATTTCCAGTATAAAAGTTTGCATTGAAAGCAGTAGTAACAGTGTAGGTTAAAACCTTAAATTGAGCACCCGTAATGATTGCAAGGACTTTCCAACTCCTAAAGGTGTTGGGGGGTTATTTCGTGATCTCCTATAGAGTTCAGAAAGCCAGCCTGATATCTGCATGGTTTTGTGTAATATTCATGTTAGTTTGCACAAATGACATAACAGTATAAGAAAACTTTTCTCAATGGCATTGCGACATTTACATTGTTTTCTGAAAGGTCAAGGATGGATAGACCGGACGAAGCATTGAGAAGCGTACTAAATACCACTTCCACAAATTTTTGGCCAAGGTGGTTGTCAGAGAGTTTCAAAGAATACAAGGACCTGGAGCAAAATAAGATAAACCAAGAAGGAATACCATTGGAGCAACTAATTCATTAATCAAGATGCAAATGAATGCTCACAGATAAATATGATTCAAATGAGAAGACAAAATGTTGTAGACCTATGGTAATACACAAGAATCGAGATTTTTAACCCTTTGGAAATGGTCATAGGCAAGATTATTAGCATCTTTTATCACGTATATGAGTCTTTCCAACAAGCCTTTAAGTGCCACTAGAATTAGATGTGAGGTGCACTACGGAAAGTAAGGCACTAAAAACCCTTGGTCAACAAAATTGAAATGCCAATAAGTCCAAGGCTAAaatccggaaaaaaaaaaaagaagttaaagtATATCTTTAAATTGAACAAGCCTCCAAAGATCAGCTATGCAACAGGAAATTCATAACGCACTCACGCTCACACACACAAGCACAATTATATTCCTTTCTTATTTGTGAGCTTCTGAGCATGCCACTTCAACCAGTCCAGAACACACACCAAAAAGTTGGATAGATTTTAATTGAAGCCTGAAATTGGAAAAATGGACACACCTTCCTGAAGATAAAAATGACACAAGTTCGATAGGTACAGAAGATTGGTTAGTTTCAAGAAACTTTGTTGTGTTGATTGAGAAGTGTTTTATTTCGTGTGCTTGCAAACTCTTTGGGGATAGAGAACTACAAATTGCTGTGATAGAAGCTGAAGAAAGTGTACAGTGAATGAATTCAAGCGACGTTAAACTTTCACTGTTCTGGTTGAGAAGCTTGCATAATCCAGTAATCTGTA
Coding sequences:
- the LOC112174043 gene encoding NACHT, LRR and PYD domains-containing protein 13 isoform X4; the protein is MSESEIPSLISLCIDAIKTDLLRGDDLLPIIHELPSDLLHLLVSRLPPFALHKLQRAMPFDDREDEFSDECLGNSRKRGRSARSGNFNKAWRNLFKSRWPELGSRIEPPDWQQIYWETHLQNCLDEVAELASLPSFDGCLGEIKISDSLLELIGCEGDMATSTCEYSKLYHHCLHFGYFVQCLRLQNVFCDEEICHLLRNSKLQSLELRWIRSKEHITGLCKLLNQNSESLTSLEFIHCTLSSASITAICSSLSPKSLQAHEIKHFSINTTKFLETNQSSVPIELVSFLSSGRSLYSLKLSDNHLGQKFVEVVFSTLLNASSGLSILDLSENNISGWLSELYRRSRNNPPTPLGVGKSLQSLRVLNLRGNNLNKDDADDLRYALVHMPNLEVLDMSDNPIEDVGIRSLIPFFMEASEKCTPFVDLMLENCELSCHGVTQLIKTLSSLSRPLKSLSVADNDLGSQVAAALGELLCTSIQVLNVGGNLSYE